The Tenacibaculum jejuense genome includes a window with the following:
- a CDS encoding S41 family peptidase — protein sequence MNKNYLPIYFAIAVTFGILIGYFFNGNSSRLKRTSANEQKVKRLINFIQQDYVDDVDTDELLDGAIAEMLTKLDPHSVYIPKENLQAVTESMQGNFVGIGVQFRLINDSITVIHPMEGGPSIKKGILAGDRILMANNDTLYGKQLRNGEILKRLKGAPNSQVKLQVYRKSNDSLFDVTIGRGRINIKSVDVAYMLNDSIGYIKLDRFAQNTYREFKTSLDNLLSEGMTDLVLDLRGNGGGFIHIANKIVDEFLEDDKLIVFTKNNGGEVVESFATEKGSFEEGGLYVLIDENSASASEIVAGALQDNDKGTIIGRRSFGKGLVQEEMDLGDGSAVRLTTARYYTPTGRSIQKPYNIGLELKDSNALQKSVNYGDEVESRYRNGELFSKDSIKLIDSLQYKTPKGKIVYGGGGIVPDVFVAIDTSAYLPAIFFSPMNDFAFNYVDNHRNELNKLSFDEFVNEFDKDRKISDRFFDQVKDIRTSTKTKEKLRKLLKINIARELFNDEGWYRLNHLDDKMIKQVLELEKK from the coding sequence ATGAATAAAAATTATTTGCCAATATATTTTGCAATAGCAGTAACCTTTGGAATTTTAATTGGTTACTTTTTTAATGGTAATTCTTCACGGCTAAAAAGAACTTCTGCAAACGAACAAAAAGTAAAACGATTAATTAACTTTATTCAGCAAGACTATGTTGATGATGTTGATACAGATGAGCTATTAGATGGAGCAATAGCTGAAATGCTTACCAAGTTAGATCCACATTCGGTTTACATTCCTAAAGAAAACTTACAAGCTGTTACGGAAAGTATGCAAGGTAATTTTGTAGGTATTGGAGTGCAATTTCGTTTAATTAACGATTCAATAACTGTAATTCACCCTATGGAAGGTGGACCTAGTATAAAAAAAGGAATTTTAGCTGGAGACAGAATCTTAATGGCCAATAACGATACGTTATACGGAAAACAATTAAGAAATGGAGAAATTTTAAAAAGATTAAAAGGAGCTCCGAACTCACAAGTGAAATTACAAGTATACCGAAAGTCTAATGATAGTTTGTTTGATGTAACCATAGGACGAGGTAGAATTAACATAAAGAGTGTAGATGTAGCCTACATGTTAAATGATAGTATTGGTTACATTAAGCTAGATCGCTTTGCTCAGAATACTTATCGAGAATTTAAAACTTCTTTAGATAACTTATTATCTGAAGGAATGACTGATTTGGTTTTAGACTTAAGAGGAAATGGTGGAGGATTTATTCATATTGCGAATAAAATAGTTGATGAATTTTTAGAAGACGATAAACTTATTGTTTTTACAAAAAATAATGGAGGAGAGGTTGTTGAGTCTTTTGCTACAGAGAAAGGTTCGTTTGAAGAAGGAGGTTTATATGTCTTAATAGACGAAAACTCAGCTTCAGCATCTGAAATTGTAGCTGGAGCATTGCAAGACAATGATAAAGGAACTATTATTGGAAGAAGATCTTTTGGTAAAGGATTAGTTCAAGAAGAAATGGATTTAGGAGATGGGTCAGCAGTACGATTAACTACAGCACGTTATTACACACCTACAGGAAGATCGATACAAAAACCATATAACATAGGATTAGAATTAAAAGATTCAAATGCTTTACAAAAAAGTGTTAATTACGGAGACGAAGTAGAAAGCCGTTACAGAAACGGAGAGTTATTTAGCAAAGACAGTATTAAATTAATAGATAGTTTACAATACAAAACTCCTAAAGGAAAAATTGTTTACGGAGGTGGAGGTATTGTACCAGATGTTTTTGTTGCAATAGATACTTCAGCATATTTACCAGCAATTTTCTTTTCACCAATGAATGATTTTGCTTTTAATTATGTAGATAATCATAGAAATGAACTGAACAAGCTATCGTTTGATGAGTTTGTTAATGAATTTGATAAAGACAGAAAAATATCAGATCGCTTTTTTGATCAAGTAAAAGATATTAGAACATCTACAAAAACAAAAGAGAAGTTAAGGAAGTTATTAAAGATTAATATCGCTAGAGAGTTATTTAATGATGAAGGTTGGTATCGACTTAATCATTTAGATGATAAAATGATAAAACAAGTTCTCGAACTAGAGAAAAAATAA
- a CDS encoding DNA/RNA non-specific endonuclease, with protein sequence MKLFSPFKNLIYLLSLSLLLSCNDDEIIIQENENTISEPLKISGSIMVNTKFYDNQGPHEHNYTSRRVTGFTEGFESKSKFFYNTTTIDLNQSGNWSFSDGKIGTSSRDRKFGTRAARLRETGYILMAFNMENGVKTIRIRHAKYGNDNNSSWQLVASYDNGDSWITVGETVNTTSTTLNTVSFEVNEDRSVRYGVSKISGSSNRINIDNFEIVTDANGGGNNGNDNAGRDSNLTFGNPSNANTTDPNNYFLFKPEFTLSYNNENGTPNWVSWHLNADWLGSRGRCNCFQQDNSLPSNFKRIGDNEYRSSGFHRGHICPSADRTVTGQENANTFFMTNMAPQAPRNNTRPWVGLERHLRSLVNNGNEIHIIAGIIGTGGSGSRGYRENLSNGRINVPGSFWKVALILPNGTDDINRVTTNTQIIAVNIPNNQNVSSNWRQYLTSVDTIENLTGYDFFENIPDTIENIIESNISSRSSI encoded by the coding sequence ATGAAATTATTTTCCCCTTTTAAAAATCTTATCTATTTATTATCATTATCCCTACTTCTGAGTTGTAATGATGACGAAATTATTATTCAAGAAAATGAAAATACTATATCTGAACCTTTAAAAATTAGTGGTTCAATTATGGTAAACACTAAGTTTTATGATAACCAAGGCCCGCATGAACATAACTATACCTCGAGAAGGGTTACTGGATTTACTGAGGGATTTGAATCGAAGTCTAAGTTTTTTTACAATACAACAACTATAGATTTGAATCAGTCTGGAAACTGGAGTTTTAGTGATGGAAAAATTGGAACTAGTTCTAGGGACAGAAAATTTGGAACTAGAGCAGCAAGATTAAGAGAAACTGGTTATATTTTAATGGCCTTTAACATGGAAAACGGTGTTAAAACAATACGTATTCGTCATGCTAAATATGGAAATGATAATAATTCTTCTTGGCAATTAGTGGCTTCTTATGATAATGGAGATTCTTGGATCACAGTTGGAGAAACGGTAAATACCACTTCTACTACACTTAACACAGTTTCTTTTGAAGTTAATGAAGATAGAAGTGTACGTTATGGTGTCTCAAAAATTTCAGGCAGTTCTAATCGTATTAATATTGATAATTTCGAAATTGTAACCGATGCTAATGGTGGCGGAAATAATGGAAATGACAATGCAGGAAGAGATAGCAACTTAACATTTGGAAACCCTTCTAATGCCAACACAACAGATCCTAATAATTATTTCCTTTTTAAACCAGAATTTACACTTTCCTACAATAATGAAAATGGAACTCCAAATTGGGTTAGTTGGCATTTAAATGCAGACTGGCTAGGTAGTAGAGGACGTTGTAATTGCTTTCAACAAGATAATTCGTTACCAAGCAACTTTAAAAGAATTGGAGATAATGAATACAGGAGTTCGGGATTTCATAGAGGACATATTTGTCCGTCTGCTGATCGAACAGTAACTGGTCAAGAAAACGCAAATACATTTTTCATGACTAATATGGCTCCTCAAGCTCCTAGAAACAATACTAGACCTTGGGTTGGATTAGAAAGACATTTACGTTCTTTAGTGAATAACGGAAATGAAATACATATTATTGCTGGTATTATCGGTACAGGTGGCTCTGGAAGTAGAGGATATCGTGAAAACCTTAGTAACGGAAGAATTAATGTTCCTGGTTCTTTCTGGAAAGTAGCCTTGATTTTACCTAATGGAACTGACGATATTAATAGAGTAACTACAAATACACAAATAATAGCTGTTAATATTCCTAACAATCAGAATGTATCATCTAACTGGAGACAATACCTAACTTCTGTAGATACCATTGAAAACCTTACTGGATATGATTTCTTTGAAAACATACCTGATACAATCGAAAACATTATCGAATCAAACATTAGCTCTAGATCTAGTATATAA
- a CDS encoding RNA polymerase sigma factor, with translation MKHLTDEQLMKAVANGELNKLSVLFDRYHVRIYNFFQKMTHNKMVSEDLTQEVFIKVLKYRSSYNDGNFASWLYTVARNIFSSYYQKQKKERSNIIEDDFLSSEEKLFTDSNKEDLEHLQRSLLKLNAKDRELIVMHKLQEIQYEQIAQIVGSSENAVKVKTHRALKKLKEIYFQSINTVSNKN, from the coding sequence TTGAAGCATTTAACTGACGAACAATTAATGAAGGCTGTAGCCAACGGAGAGCTAAATAAGCTGTCTGTTTTATTCGACAGATATCATGTTCGAATCTATAATTTCTTTCAGAAAATGACACACAACAAAATGGTAAGTGAAGATTTAACTCAAGAAGTTTTTATTAAAGTTTTAAAATACAGAAGCTCTTATAACGACGGTAATTTTGCTTCTTGGTTATATACAGTAGCAAGAAATATATTTTCGAGTTATTATCAAAAACAAAAAAAAGAGCGAAGTAATATTATAGAAGATGATTTTTTAAGCTCAGAAGAAAAACTTTTTACAGACTCAAATAAAGAAGACTTAGAACATTTACAACGTTCGTTATTAAAGTTGAATGCCAAAGACAGAGAGTTGATAGTTATGCACAAGCTTCAAGAAATACAATACGAACAAATTGCACAAATTGTAGGAAGTTCAGAAAATGCAGTCAAAGTAAAAACGCATAGAGCATTAAAAAAATTAAAGGAGATTTATTTTCAATCAATAAATACAGTAAGTAACAAAAATTAA
- a CDS encoding HEAT repeat domain-containing protein, with protein MECKDVQEQLMAYVMNEVAESERVAIENHIQTCDACKTELANVQSFLDVMNAVEEEQPSNNLKQRFETALQEEINKEETKVVALTPQKEWKSYLRVVASVVILISGYFLGKLSNNTSTIQPNKEQQAIFSLLENQSASKRILAISKTTTYSVEDTRIIDALINKMFVDKNTNVRLAAVEALAKFSSLEKVRNALLKALETDKEPSVQIELIQVLAEIQEKRALVPMKKLLDREETPDYVKQELAYNMPTLI; from the coding sequence ATGGAGTGTAAAGATGTACAAGAACAATTAATGGCGTATGTAATGAATGAAGTTGCTGAATCGGAAAGAGTAGCGATTGAAAACCATATTCAAACTTGTGATGCTTGTAAAACAGAGCTAGCAAATGTTCAATCTTTTTTAGATGTTATGAATGCTGTTGAAGAAGAACAACCAAGTAATAATTTAAAACAACGTTTTGAAACTGCTTTACAAGAAGAAATCAATAAGGAAGAAACGAAAGTTGTTGCATTAACACCTCAAAAAGAATGGAAAAGTTATCTACGAGTAGTAGCGAGTGTAGTGATATTAATTAGTGGTTATTTCTTAGGTAAATTATCTAATAATACATCTACCATACAACCAAACAAAGAACAGCAAGCTATATTTTCATTATTAGAAAATCAATCGGCAAGCAAACGAATTTTAGCGATCTCAAAAACGACAACGTATTCAGTAGAAGATACACGTATAATAGATGCTTTAATTAATAAAATGTTTGTAGATAAAAATACCAATGTTCGTTTAGCAGCTGTAGAAGCTTTAGCCAAGTTTTCAAGTTTAGAGAAAGTTCGAAATGCTTTATTAAAAGCGTTAGAAACAGATAAAGAGCCTTCGGTTCAAATAGAGTTGATCCAAGTTTTAGCAGAAATTCAGGAAAAAAGAGCGCTCGTTCCTATGAAAAAACTGTTAGATCGTGAAGAAACTCCAGATTATGTCAAACAAGAGTTAGCTTATAATATGCCGACTTTAATTTAA
- a CDS encoding DUF4097 family beta strand repeat-containing protein, giving the protein MRKLITIATLLLMSVAYGQKKSFTYKLQGVKTVKIDTDTKVVITALGSNELNIKEKNYNENSHCGDCDHDQGGNRKSLEEKTKGLKAIYPGGEDSTDGMGFSIEKSGDVLNVVDLLSHVKRKKLYITLPKNINIIFDTPNLGAVEVIGFTSEVEAKTNVGAIVMKDVTGPITVNANAANVNIEFSKVNQSSPITIFSNVGEIDVTIPENTKANLDLRTRGTFYTNFDIEMPKKDGLRAVRGSQKISSTLNNGGVQIKLKSTMGNIYLRKK; this is encoded by the coding sequence ATGAGAAAATTAATAACAATAGCAACATTGCTTTTAATGTCTGTAGCTTACGGACAAAAGAAAAGTTTTACTTACAAATTACAAGGGGTAAAAACAGTAAAAATAGACACTGATACAAAAGTAGTTATCACAGCTTTAGGTTCTAATGAATTAAATATAAAAGAAAAAAATTATAATGAAAATAGTCATTGTGGAGACTGTGATCATGATCAGGGAGGAAATCGTAAATCATTAGAAGAAAAAACAAAAGGTTTAAAAGCGATTTATCCTGGAGGTGAAGATAGTACTGATGGTATGGGGTTCTCTATTGAAAAATCTGGTGATGTTTTGAATGTTGTAGATTTATTATCGCACGTAAAACGTAAGAAATTATACATAACATTACCAAAAAATATAAATATCATTTTTGATACGCCAAACTTAGGAGCAGTGGAAGTAATAGGTTTTACATCTGAAGTTGAAGCAAAAACAAATGTAGGTGCTATCGTAATGAAAGATGTTACAGGACCAATTACAGTAAATGCTAATGCAGCAAATGTAAACATAGAATTTTCTAAAGTAAATCAAAGCTCACCAATAACTATTTTTTCTAATGTAGGTGAAATAGATGTAACGATACCCGAAAATACTAAAGCAAATTTAGATTTAAGAACTCGAGGAACCTTTTATACCAACTTCGATATAGAAATGCCTAAGAAAGATGGATTGCGAGCTGTTAGAGGAAGTCAAAAAATCTCAAGTACTCTTAATAATGGAGGTGTTCAGATTAAATTAAAATCTACAATGGGGAATATTTATCTCCGTAAGAAATAA